From the Gossypium hirsutum isolate 1008001.06 chromosome A02, Gossypium_hirsutum_v2.1, whole genome shotgun sequence genome, the window ACTCGTCAACTTATTCTAAAGTCATCCACAGGCTATCTATGCCATATATAGGTGATGAACTACATCACTCAGGATGGAATGCATGCAGCTCTTGCCATGGTGATCCATCAACCACTCGAAGTTTTCTAATCTTGCCTTCCGTCGTGTAAGCAATTATACCGGATTTTCATATTATATCGATAGATACGAACATATCTATGTCGTTAAGGTACCAAGGTGCTGCTTGTTCGTAGGTCTGGTCGTGTTTATGTGATTGACACACAGAAGAATCCCAAGGCTCCCTCTTTGCATAAAGTGGTACAATCCGAGGATATCGTCGAGAAGACCGGCTTAGCGTATCCGCACACGTCGCATTGCCTTGCTTCCGGGGATATAATGATATCGTGTCTCGGAGACGAAGATGGAAATGCTAAAGGGAATGGATTTCTCCTCCTTGATTCCGAATTCAACGTCAAAGGGAGGTAAATACGATGAACTGAAACAATGTATAAACGAATTGTGAATAACCGTCACTTGTAAAAAATCATCAGGTGGGAGAAACCAGGGCATAGTCCTCTGTTTAGCTACGATTTTTGGTACCAACCTCGACATAGAACGATGATCGGCTCGTCTTTGGGTGCTCCGGCTACCTTCACCCGAGGTTTCAATATCCAGCATGTTAAAGATGGTTTGTATGCTAGACATTTGCATGTGTATAGCTGGCCTGATGGTGAACTTAAACAAACGTTGGATCTCGGTGAAACTGGTCTCACACCCTTAGAGGTGATTAATTACTTGTTTCGACTTTGTTTTTAACTCAGTTTTGCTCGAAGACGATACGTAGttctgtttcatttcattgcagaTGAGGTTCTTGCATGATCCATGTAAAGATACAGGGTACGTTGGGTGTGCCTACACGAGTAACATCGTTCGGTTTTTCAAAACCGAAGATGGATCATGGAGCCATGAGGTCGGAACTTGGAACATATAATCTTGCATTGTCAATGCTCATAACCTTGGACAAGCCTTATTGATTAACTTCTGCAGGTGGTAATCTCAGTGAAACCATTGAAGGTACAAAATTGGATACTTCCCGAATTGCCTGGATTTATAACTGACATCTTAATCTCTCTCGACGATCGGTTTCTGTATTTTATCAACTGGTTGCAAGGAGATATCCGACAATATAACATTGAGGACCCCAAAAATCCAGTCTTGGTCGGCCAAGTATACGTTGGAGGATTGGTTCGAAAAGGAAGCCCTGTAGTGGCTGTGACAGAAGATGGCAAAACATGGCAATCCGATGTTCCGGAAATCCAGGTCTGTTCTAACATTCATATCCACTTGTCGGATTAATCATATCGATGACAATCGATGAACGTTGGTTATAGGGACATCAATTAAGAGGGGGACCGAATATGATCCAGTTGAGCCTAGACGGTAAGCGACTATATGCGACGAACTCGTTATTCAGCACATGGGATCGACAATTCTATCCGGAACTTGTGGAGAAAGGTTCCCACATGTTGCAGATCGACGTCGACACCATGAAAGGCGGTCTTAAAATAAATCCAAACTTTTTCATCGATTTTGGAGCTGAACCTGATGGTCCTTGTATGGCTCATGAGATGAGATATCCAGGTGGTGATTGCACTTCAGATATTTGGATTTAAATCATATGAAAAAAACCGCTATGAAGAATAATCAATGCAATATGCAGATTCTTGTGCACATGTTATGTAATATCATGATGTCAATATGAAATCATAAACAGCTCAAAgtaatacatacatacatacatacatacattttgaATCTTACATTGAGAACATGTTATGTAATTTCCTTATGCTAAAATTTGTGTTGAGGTTGATGTTAATCTTGATATGCCTCATTAAATTATAATTCCCTATCCTAAAATGTGTGTTCATCAAtgtcaatggcacatttcatctTGGGCATGGCTAATTGTAGGTAACCTCATGACAGCTTTAGACGTGAATATTATCGTTAGATCACTTCATCACATTTTAATAAACGAGTCATGTTCCTACAACCATCTCATATAAAATAACGCATCAATCATTTCAACAGGACC encodes:
- the LOC107939136 gene encoding selenium-binding protein 1, with product MGCCKRTGPGYATPLEAMSGPKETLLYVNCIYNGTGRKKPDFLATVDVDPNSSTYSKVIHRLSMPYIGDELHHSGWNACSSCHGTKVLLVRRSGRVYVIDTQKNPKAPSLHKVVQSEDIVEKTGLAYPHTSHCLASGDIMISCLGDEDGNAKGNGFLLLDSEFNVKGRWEKPGHSPLFSYDFWYQPRHRTMIGSSLGAPATFTRGFNIQHVKDGLYARHLHVYSWPDGELKQTLDLGETGLTPLEMRFLHDPCKDTGYVGCAYTSNIVRFFKTEDGSWSHEVVISVKPLKVQNWILPELPGFITDILISLDDRFLYFINWLQGDIRQYNIEDPKNPVLVGQVYVGGLVRKGSPVVAVTEDGKTWQSDVPEIQGHQLRGGPNMIQLSLDGKRLYATNSLFSTWDRQFYPELVEKGSHMLQIDVDTMKGGLKINPNFFIDFGAEPDGPCMAHEMRYPGGDCTSDIWI